Genomic window (Pirellulales bacterium):
TTTGCACGGTCCCCCGGGCATAGCGGAAGCCGATCGAGATCGTGCTCTCTTCCTCCTTGCCCGTTGTGACGTAGTGGATCTGTAGTCCGATCACCGCATTCTTGGGGATGCGCTGCGCGAGTCCGGGCACCAGCGTGAAGGGCACGCCCCCCGGCACGTAGCCCGTGATGAACGAACCAGCGCCGGCTTTCATCGTCACGGCATCGGCATAGAACGCATTGCAGTGGTGTACCACGGCGCGGTTGTGCGGGCGAATCTCGATCGCCTCGACGTAGGTGTCGTCCTTGAACGGCGGCGGCAGGAAGATGTACTTGTACGGAATGTAGCCGGTGGCCTCGATCTTGTGGGGCTTCTTCATCGTCAGCACGAGATCGGGCTCGCCGATGCGCCACTCCGATTGGACGAATTCCAGCGGCGCCGGCGCCTTCGACGCGTCACCCTTTTCCATGCCGGTGCGGACCCAGGCCGCCACGAGATCGCGTTCTTCGCGCGACATGGTGGGGTCGTTCGAGAAGGTGCCGAACTCCGCATGGGCGTACCAGGGGGGCATCCGTCCGTCGCGAATCACCTCGGCCAGCATCTCTCCCTGCGACGAGGCCTCGTCGAACGTCACCAGCCCGAACGGCGCGGCGGTTCCTTCGTGATGGCAGCCCTGGCAGCGCTGTTGCAAGATCGGCTCGATGTGTTCGTGGAAGGTGACCGGGAAATCGAAGCTCGGTTCGCGCCAGGCCGTCACCTTGCAGCCGTCGACCGGCGTCTCGGCGATCGAGATCGGCTTGCCGGCGAGCAGTTCGTCGATCGCGGCAACGAGATCGTGGCGTCCCACCTTCGGCTGCACGCCGCCACTGCGGTATTGATCGTCGATGCGCCCGGAATACACCACCTTGCGACTGCCATCGAGCAGCACGACCTGCGGCACGCGCTCGATGCCTAGTTCCTTGGTCGCCTTCTGCTCTTCGTCCCACACGATCGGAAAGGTCAGGCCGGCGGCCAGTCC
Coding sequences:
- a CDS encoding redoxin domain-containing protein, with product MQARSLLVGIICCGVLGAVVAPPVEAAKIGSSAPNITFKDIRCLTRSLQDLGESKGYALVFLNTTCPIAQRYLPRLEELHQKYAPQGIQIVGVYNAQHEGPKEIAAHGLAAGLTFPIVWDEEQKATKELGIERVPQVVLLDGSRKVVYSGRIDDQYRSGGVQPKVGRHDLVAAIDELLAGKPISIAETPVDGCKVTAWREPSFDFPVTFHEHIEPILQQRCQGCHHEGTAAPFGLVTFDEASSQGEMLAEVIRDGRMPPWYAHAEFGTFSNDPTMSREERDLVAAWVRTGMEKGDASKAPAPLEFVQSEWRIGEPDLVLTMKKPHKIEATGYIPYKYIFLPPPFKDDTYVEAIEIRPHNRAVVHHCNAFYADAVTMKAGAGSFITGYVPGGVPFTLVPGLAQRIPKNAVIGLQIHYVTTGKEEESTISIGFRYARGTVQKTTHFSLLDPRDIAIPPGDPFYEMKARTKIEKDATLLGLFTHMHLRGRDMTFNAFYPNGKQETLLQIPNYNFEWQLGYVCPEPPHEKKLPAGTEVEAIAHFDNSKFNPFNPDPEYTVPYGDQSYDEMFNGFMFYVYDEDELNLEIDPKTGHALQDEQTKN